Within Halostella limicola, the genomic segment AGTCGCTGGGCGATCGTACGCGGACAAATTCCTCTTTCCACCGGGAGCCGGATTCCTGATGCCACAGCATTACGCCCCGCGTCGCGACCACGACCGCGACGAGCGCCGTGATCTCCATCGGGCCGCTGCGTTCGATGAGCACGGCCAGCGACGGCGCGATGCGCTCTCCCGTCCCGATTGCGAGTGACCCGGTTCCCCAGACTGCCCCGTACCAGGGCGCTTGGACGACCTCGATGACATAGCCCATCGGTGTGTTCACCGACCGGAGCGTGTTCGCACCGACGGCGATTAGAGAGACGCCAACGTTCCACCCGAACAGCCACAGGAATTCTCGCGTGATACTCCCTGCGTATCCAGCGGCTGCGCCCGGGTTCCCGCCGCGTAACAGCCCTTGGGGGAGGAAGAAGTAGCTGAGGACCCACGCCGCCGTGAACACGCTCGCGACGACGATCCACAGGGAGACGAACCGGACAAGGACCGTGTCGTGATTGACGTACCGCCCGATTCGCTTTGACATCAGACCGACCAGCCGGGTCGCGTTCGACGCCGCCATACGGACAGGCATCGTGCTCTGCTGACAAATACATTAACGAGCAGGACGGGCAACGCCAAGCGACTGCCCAGCACTGATGGCAAGGGCGACAACGGCGATTGCGAGCATCATAACGAGAAGTCCGAACCCGAGGGGTGTCGTCGCACCCGCGGCACCACCGACCGGATAGTAATTCAAGAGTGCGTTGGCGCCCGCGTGCAAGAGAATCGCTGGTAGGATGCGTCCGTCGACCCAGTTCGTGAGCCACGTCAATAAAATCGAAAGTTCGACGAGCTGGAACAGGTAGAGACCGAGTGGGAGCGTGTGTTGGATGGTACCTGGAATGAACACTAGCGGAAGGTGCCACCCGGCCCAGACGACGCCAACGAGGAGTCCAGCCGTGAGGGGACTGTAGGCTTCTTGGTGTGCCGGTAGGAGGTACCCGCGCCGACCAGGTTCCTCGAGCCCGCCGCCGAACAGGAGTGTTCCTGGGGGTGTCGACCCGGTCTCGCTGATCGCCCACACACCCCAGAGCGACCACGAGATGGCGTACGTGAGGGCGGTGTACCCGAGGAGTGTCGCTCGAGCCGACCAGTCGTCGACAGCGACAGCGTGCGAACGTGACGGCATTCGATCACACCCGGCGGTTCGGGGACGCGATCGTCGTCACGCCGGGACTGTAGTAGTGTACGGGCTCGGTTTCGGGGTGGGCGAACCCATTGGCCTCGAACAGCGTGTTGGTCTCGATAGCTGGGTCGGCCTCGTACAGCGGCCACGACTCGTGGTCGATGGCTGCGTACCGGAGCGAGCCGTCTTGTGCCTCCGTGTAGTACCGGTAGCGCTCGGTGAGGAACGCTTCGAGCGAGCCCGACTGTACGTCGAGTGCCGGGCTGGATGGACCGTAGGTCCCCTCGAAGTGGACTGGGCGAGCGCCGGGATGCAATCGTCTGCTCCGAAACCAGACATCGCCGTTGACTTCGGTGAGCGAACAGCGCGCGTAATAGTACGGGAGGTGGTGGAAGAGGCGTGCGCCGACGACGCCGATGGTGCCCTGGGCGTCGAGGCTGAAGAAGTACACGCCGTCGTGGCCGCCCTGAGTAACGTATGTCCGGAGGTTGAGTTCGGGGAGCGGGAATCCGCAGCCGTCAGGGACCCACGTCGGATGGACGTCGACGTTCGTGAACGGGACGACGGAGAGCCACGCGTCGTCGTCGTACGTATCGACCGTGAGTGACGACGGAAGGTGTGGGTCGAGGAGGTCGGGATCGACGGGCCAGTTCGCGAATAGGACGTGCCGCCAGCCCATGTGAATCGATGTCACTATCGCCTAGACACCTCGATTCGGGTACTCGAGTGGGGAAACGCTGTGTACATGGCTAGGTCCCTCCGGGAATGGTGACAGGCTCGAATCGCTGAAGGCCGAAGTACGTGTTCAGGACAGCACCGACCCCGACCACAGCGACGGCGAGTTGCGCGATTCCGCCGAGGTACGGCACGAGCCCAAAGAGCTCGAGGCCGAGTAGGAACACGGCGATCCCTGCGAGCGTCGCGACGCCGTCGCGTTCGATCGGGAAGCGCGTCCCGATGAGGTACCCGAACACTGCCTGGCCGTAGAGGATGACGAGGAACTCGGCAAACAGCCCGATGATCGCGAGCGGGAGCAGGATAAGGGTGAATGCCATGTAGACGAAGAGGACGAGGAGGGTCGTTGTGCCGAGGCTGCCGACGACGCCGCTGACGAGCGCGTGCTCGGTGATGGCCGCGCCGACGTTCTCGATGACGAGTGGGTGCCGCTCGACGAGCCACCATCCGAACGCGCCGAGGAGGAGGAACTGCAGAAGGAACCCTCCGACCCGCTGTGCGGGCGAACTCGACGGGGTAGGTGCCTCGAATCGCGAGATCTGCCCGACCGATGCGTCGGAGTTGACTGCAGCGGATCCCGAATACGTCTGGACGGTACCGCTCACAGTCGCGCCATCACGTACCGAGAGATTTCCGTTGAGGAGCGTCACGTCGCCGTCGACCGTCCCGTCGATGGCTGCGGTGCCACCGATCACGTAGACGTCGCCCTCGACGATGGCGTCACCGGGAACGGTGGTGGTCCCGCCGGCGACGACGTGGACGTCAGCGAGTGAATCGACGTCGTTTTCGCCCTGGAACGTCACGGACATCTCCTGGATGTCGCCGCCCCCGATGGAGATCATGAGGAGGACGACGATGAGAAGCGGGATGGCTTCCGTCGGGCTCATACGCTCGCACCTCCGTTCTCGCGAGCGAGTTCAACCATCCGTCTGGCGTATAGGCCGACTGCGAGTCCGAACAAGAGGAGCAGGGAGAGCGCCTGCACCACGTTCAGATGTGAGAGGAGCGTGAGGTCGGCCGCCTGGAAGTACAGCGCGAGCGCGGTGCTCGAGAACGTGGCGAGCCAGCCGGCGACGCCGATCCCGATCGCAGAGTGCGTGCCGATCGTCTCGGGTGTCGAGAGGTCGGGCCAGAGCGCGAAGTTCAGCGTCGTGTAGAAGCTCACGGCGATCGCGTACAGGGCGGGATTCAGGGGTGAGGTACCACTACCCGCGATCGTGGGGAACACCTCGACGATTCGCAGGTCGGACGTGTACATGATGTGCGTGAGGGCGAACAGCGCGAACGTCCAGAGGAAGACGCGCGAGAGCGAGTAGTTCGCGTAGACGACGCCAGCCATCACCGCACCGACGACGTGTGCGACGGCGATGAATAGGCGCGTCGAGAGGTTGGGCGACTGCCAGGAACTCAGCAGGAGCGATGACGTGTCGATGATGCGGAGAAACCCGAGGCTATCGATGAAGAAGACGCCGAACATCAAGACAACCGGGACGACGAAGGCTAGACTTCGCGCCCGAATTGGATTTCTGTGGCAGAATCGACCCGTGCCGTACGTCTCGTATTGCGTTCCAAGAGCGTCGAGGATCGCATCGAGACGATCGACGCGGACGAACGACAAGACGGCCAGCACGACGATACCTGGTGCCATCGCGACGACCATTAACTGACTGAAGACGTCGATCGACCAGGAGAGCGGAATCACATTCGCGAAAAAATATGCGATCGCCGTGATCGCCGCAGCGACGTACCCTCGGTCCGGTACCGGCACGAGGTCAATCGCGAGCGAGAACGAGACCGGAAATCCAATACCGAGTCCGATTGACGCCAGGATGATCCATGCACCAAAGGCGGGCATGGTTCGAATTATCGGGGCGACGAGTGTGAGTACGAACTGGACACAGACCACGCCGAGCAGGAGCCGGAGCTTCGTCCGGAGGTCAGTGCTCCACCCGTGGCGGTCCATCGTCACACCGGTCGTGACGGCGACGACGAGTGTGCAGAGCGCGAGCGCCGCCATCCACATCGAGACGGCTGTCTCGGACAGACCAACGAGGCGCGTGCCGAGGTCGATGAGTCCGAGTTGAACGAACGTGATGTTGTAGTAGTAGCCGGCGACCATCAGCGCGATGAAGATGCCGTATCCGGATACTGTCGTCCACCGTTGTTTTCGGATGTGTGTTCCAAGCTCCATTCCCATCCCGACGTTCTTGATATGTCGTGGGAATGCTCTCCTCATAAATTTGTGCCACGGTGATTCGTGGAGGGGCTGCGGGATCTACTGCAGTCAGAGCAGCGTGACTTGTACGAGCGATAGTGTTACCAAGGGGACGTGGAAGGCGGCGTGGGCCACCATCGCCGCTTCGAGGCTTCGCTGCCAGTACAACCACCCAAAGAGGACGCCTGCGATCGCGTTCAGCAGAATCGTCCGGGCGACGAGTGCCGGAGTTAGATCGACGGACTGAGCGAGCGCCGGGAGATGACCGATCCCGAACAGCACTGCAGAGATTACGATCGCGACCCACATGACTCCCGATCCGGGACCGTCCGACGGACGACCGCTAAGTACCCAGCCGATGAATGCGAGCCCCGACATGAGTCCATATCTGAGCAGTAGCTCCTCCGTGATGCCCCCGTAAAGGAATCGAACCTGGGCATACGCGATGACGTTCATCATAGTCACGTCGGTCACCCCGCTTGCGGACTGGGGCAAGTCCTGAGCGACGAACGGCGCCAGCGCGACATCGAGAAGCAGAATCAGTAGGCCTCCGATGACGCCGAAGCCGACAGCAAGTCGAACCTCGGGCCGGAGGCGTCGCCAGAAGTCGTCGCCTGTCTTCACCCAGTCGATAAGGTACGATGGCAGCTCTACTCGCGGGGCGGTATACGTACCGACCAGACACGCGACGGCGAGCAGGAGAAGTGAGTTGACCCCGGCAGACACAGCCAGTAGTGGAAGCGATAGTCCGGCCGGAACGGCTGTCGGCGGTGTCGTGAGATAGATATACCCACTAAGGGCGAGGATTCCAGGCGTACCGGCAAGCAGTGTCACGCCGAACCGCTTTGCGAAGGATGCGGTCCGATCGGATGGAGACATACCGGTGACGAATATTGGCACCGAAAAAATAGTTGTGTCACCTCTGTCTCTCCCGCGATTAGCGTCTCGGATGTGACTTATCTAACCTATCGCTGACCGACTCTCAGTAGAGCTATTCTTGAAACGGCTGATAAGTAGTTCGGGTATGTGTAGTAGATGATTGTCGCTCATTTCACCACACAAGCGATGAAGCGGCTGTTAGGTGAGTATGCGTATCGATTACTCACCAATATGCGAAAGCTTGGTACCTAAAGCTCTTGACTGCTACCTCCAAAAGTGGATTTTCATCGCCTGCAAGGCTATTGGCCGGATCACTCCACCTTCGAGATTGATCGTAGCGTTTGGAAGAGAAACATCATGCTCTTCCGCATATACGACCACTGGTTGAATGTCCCGATCAGGTAGACATCAATAGTGGGGTTATACACCATGAATGCACTACTCGCCCCGAGTCCACCCCACGAGTGGAATCGTTTGAGAAACGGCAACGGACGGATACGGACGACGCCGTAGCCGTAGTCGATTCCTTGCCACAGTTTGTTCCACTGTAGCATCTCCTGTAGCGTTTCCTCGGATACGAGTTCTCCCTCGACCAAGGCTTGATGGAACCGGAATAGTTCTTCTGCGGTGTTCACTGTCTGTCCACCGGCATAGAAGGCGCTCAACGAGGGTACATCATCCACATCGATTTTCTTTTCGTCGATGTAAAACGGGGCTGGGGGAAGCCCGCTGTCTACAGCGGGTTCCGAGAACGGCGGTAAGTACGAATGCTCCATCTCCAACGGATCAAAGAGGAACTCCTCCAGCGCCTCGTGATATGGTTGGCCGGTCACGCTTTCGATGATCAACCCGAGCAGGTTGTATCCGAACTCCGAATAGTAGCAGTCCTCGCCGGGTGGGAAGTGGGGTTCCAAATTTCGTTTTGCCCATTCGATCGTTTCCTCTGGTTCCCATGTCCGGTCCGGTTCTTCCAACATTTCGTCGAACAGCGTCTTCCCCTCGGGGGATTCTTCTAATCGCGTGTTCAAGAACATTTTTCCACCCTCTGGGAGGGAATGCGGAAGTCCGGAGGTGTGACCGAGGAGATGACGGATGCGGATATCGCCGGTGTAGTCTGTCCCGTCGATAGTGTGAAGATTATCGAGAATCGACTCCGATAGATACTCCGAGATCGGGTCGTCGAAACTGAGCCGGCCGTCGTCGGATAACATGGCCACGAGTGTCGAGGTGAAGGTCTTGCCGATGCTGGCGGCGTAGTATGGTTGCTTTGGAGAGGCCTCGACGTCTCCCGTCTGCCCCGTGGCCATATTCCAATGTAGGTCACGGCTGTCGGAATGTACCAACAAGTACGCAGAGTGGAGGTCAGAGTTGTCTTCGACGGCAGATTGTAATCTGGATTCCAGACGAGATTTGGCTTCGTTGCGCTCCATAACACTCGAATATACGGTTTTAGAGATATTAAATGGCGGTATCGCTCCCGACTCCTAAGAATGGCTTCTACAAGAAATCGTACTTCGAGAGGTTCTCAGGAATGTCGGGATAGGAGTGGTAGCTTGGACAGTGACCGGTCCCGACGAAAACGAGGTGATCTTGGAACTCTGCCAGAGTATTCCTAGTAGAAGGATAGTTTCATACAGGATTATCCTTTGGATCCAACGATAGAGAGCACTCTGTAGTGACCGTTCAGAGTGGTCTTTGAGAGATTCGCCGCCGTTGATGAGATGTCGGACACTTTGATGACCGCGGATTCTCACCACGGTCGATGACATACTCCTTGAGAGTTCACCCGCTCGTTCGTAGTGCGTTACCGTGATGGACCGTCGTATCGCCCCATTCCGGCGTGGAGATGGCCATCGAGCTGCGTCCATCCCTGGCGGTCGTCCGCGTAGATTGCCGGGGTGGTGCCCGCCTCGAACGTGTTGAAGCTGTTCGAGAGCCAGAATCCCCACTCGTTCCAGGCTTCGAATCGGAATTCGTCGATGGTAACGATCGCTTCGGTTGGCGTGTCGTACGTGGCTGCGGCGACAGTCGTGAACCTCCAGCACGCGTCGGAATCGTCCCACGCATACTCACAACTGGTCGAAGAGACATTGCCGAGCGGTGCGAGGAACGACGCGTTCCCGATCGGATATCGCGTTTCGATGTCGTGGCCGACTGACTGTTGCCATGCAATCGAATACCTGGTCGGGTCAGGGGAGAGCTCTTTGTTGGTCATGTTCGCAGGAATCTCGTCGGGACCAATTTGTTCCCGGTCGATTACCGAGCCGTTCGGGTCGTACGTCCAGAGGATGTAGCGATCCTCACCGACGAGGCGATCAACGTGGAGACGGAGCATCGAACCGTGGGCGGTCTGGACGATGGCTGCATCCCAGTTCGTCAGCTCTGTGCCGTTGTCGTCGTAGATCCACAGGTTCGATGCGGCGTCAGCTTCCACGTCCCCGCCGGCAGGAAACGGGAGATGGAACGTGGCATTCTCGATCGTGGTATTCGTGCTAATAGACGTCGTGTAGGAGTACGTGGACGTGTGGGAGTACGCGAAATCCGGTGGGAAGAAGAGAAAGCTGACGGCTACGACCGGCACGAGAATGACGAGGACCGCGAGTGCGAGAACGAGAAGTTGCTTCGATGAAACCATACAACGAATACGTTTGTATAAACTATAATACTATTGTGACGCCGGATAGCATTCAACAGCATTCTGAGGGCTGCGAGTTCGCGATTGCACGATGATTTGTATGTCAACATTATGACGACGTTGAGATACCGCCCGTCGTCAACCGAGGTTTGCATACGAGGACATCATCGTTCTTGTTCAGAACGTTGATCGTGGAGAGATCGCTTGACAATCACTACATAGAAGGCGATCCGCGCTGAGCTCCCTTGTCACTGGTATAGAGGTCAGTTGAGCGATTTCGTCGAAATGGAGAACACAATATCAACGACCTGCTCCACATGATCTGAGGGTGTCATGGGACGATTACAACACCAGAGAGGTGATTGTGGAAGAGGTGTGTATAGTAAGAAGTCTTATTAGACGCCTATAGAATATGCTTTCGTCCCAAGATGAGCATGTTCACTAATTCCCCCAATTAACAAAAGTCAGCTAGTGGATCACTCTGCTCATGATAATCGTCGATTCCACCGTGTTCGTCGCTGGATTCACCATTATCCACACGATCGCGTACACCGTCGCGGGAATGATCGAACTACAATTCGCTGACTATATATACGGTGAAGAGGAGCGCCGGGTCGATTTCGTCCGAGATATGACAATCCCCGAAGAATCGAGGCGAATTGGCCTCGTGTTCCTTCCGGCACAATTGGTGCGGGGCGTTCTCATGGCGATCGTATTGCTGCCGTTGCTCAACGCGATGGGCGAGCTCACGTACGTCATTCGAGTTACGTTTCTAGCAGGGCTGATGTTCGTGTACGCTGACCTCGCCTCTGCAGTTCCGTTTCCTAATACCATCGAGGGCCTCGTATATTTGGAAAAAGAATACATCAGCCGCGACGCGTTTCTCACGATTCAGTTTGAGGCCGTAATGTATAGCCTGCTGTTCGGACTCACAGCCGGGTGGATCCTGTTCTGATAAGGGTGTATAGCAGAGTCTTGGAAGGACTCTCATATCGTGGTCACGGTGTTTCCCAAGATAGCCCCCACGCTCGAAATTGGCGATTGCGATGATCAAACGAGGACACAGAGCAAGGAATACCTGTGTTTGGGCGTGGATACGGCATCGGGCGCGGCTGCGCCGTGGGCGCAGTCATTAACTGCCTTGTTAGTACGTTTGTCCAGACCGATGTTTTCGTGCCGCCTCAATCGTCGATTGCCTCAGATGTATTTCTTCACTATGACAATTGATCTGGTTTATCGACTCAATATTCGGTGAATTGTAGGGTTGCTAGGTGCATGCCAACTCAGCTTTCACCCTGCTTTTTGGTTTTATAACCGTTCTATGTCGTCCTATAGTGCGGGTTCTCAAACTCGAATCCCTTGCGGGGGTGGAAAATCGGGGTACTTCTCGTTCAGACTGGTTGTGTTGCTGCTCAGGCGTGCGGATGGGTGGCAGAGGTATCAGGTGGGATGGCTCGGATGAATCGAGTCACTAGAGTGAGGCCAGTGAGACTCAGGAGAGCGAACAGCACGATCTGGGGAAGCGGGACGGATTGGCCGTTCTGGAGCATGAATACAATCATAGCGAGGACCGCGAGGCCGAGCGTGGTGCCCTTCACGAGGAGGACGTCGGTGAAGACGTACCCCCACGCTCGGTGCTTCCAGAGGTACGCCGCCGAGAGAGCGAATGATGGAACGACGACGCCGAGATCAAGTGACTGGATAACGGGAACCGGGAGCGTCGTCTCGGCGATGCTCGGGGGTCTGGTTCCGGCGAGACTCGCCGGACCGACCTCACCGAGCCACAACAGCGCCATGAGTCCGGCGACGAGAAGCTGGAATGCGACGTAGCCACGGAGTGATCCTCTGTGAGCATAATACAGAGCCACGGTAAGTGTGGGGACAGCAACGATGAATGTCAGTAGGTCCTGTCCGTACAGCTGTGGGAGGTGGACCTCAGCGTCCCGGTAGAAACTCGGGACAAACAGGCAATACCAGTCGCTACAACCGAAAGCACGATGATGAGCATCGACGACACCACATACGGCCGAGAGAGTCGTTGGGAGGGTGGCGTGGCGGTCATATCTCTGGATTTTCTGTACTGTCCGGAGTGACGCCAAGGCGACCTTCGACAAACGCCGCGACATCCGCTGCAAACGCATCGACCGCATCCCAGTCGGTGAATTCAACGTCACCGTTCGACCTCCGCTCTTCGTCGAGCAGATCCTTTGCGATCTGTTTCATCATGAGACGCCTGAGGAATCCATACTCTGAGAACCGAAGCGCGCCGCCGAACTGCCCGATTCGATCCGGATGCCACCCGGTTTCGGTGATGAATGACTCGACGTATCCGGCAGCTTCTTCCCGCTTCTCCTCGGTTGCTGAGGACAGCGAGACCTGGCGGAAGGCTGTCGGCATCTCTGCCAGAGCGTCTCGAGTTTCGGTGACGAAGTCGCGAATCGCGTCCTGATGCTTGCCGACGTGGATCGTTGCGCCCACGACGTCGGCGTCGTATTCGTCCAAGGTGAACGAGTCCGGTCGATTACGTACGTCGAGCGCGCTCGCCTCGTGACCGCGCTCGCTGAGCGTCGCCACAATTCGATCTGCGACCTTCGCTGTTTGGCCTTCACCCGTCCCGTAGAGTATCAGAAAGGAGCTCACACGTTCTCACACCTCAAGACGGTGTTCGACGCACCAGTAGATAAATTCTGGTCGAACTTGCAATTCCGTCCAAGTTACGGTGTGACGGGGCGTTAGTACGTACCGGGATAATTCAGAATTCGCAGTAGGCGTTCAACGTTGGTCCGTGTTCACTCGTCAGGGTCCGAATCAGTTTCCGGTGGGAGACCGGCATCTTGTGGGGTTGGCGGGTCACGATCCGCGAGGCGGTTCCCGCCGTAGACGACGATTAGGAGGAGCGCGACCAGCACGAGTGGGACTGCCCCGGTGACTTCGGCGAGCAGGTTCAGCCAGGGGTCTGGCACACCGTTCGGGAGGAGTGCCTCTGGATCGGCGGGGTGGTAGATCCCCATCGAGTTCACGCCGGCGTGGAACACCGCGACGGCCAGGACGCTTCCACCGGTGCTGTTGTACATCCACGTCCAGAGAACCGAGCCCGCCAGGATGGAGACCATCCAGAGGAGTTGCTGGGAGAGCGGCCACCCGCCGTGGGTGGTCGTCGCGTTCAGGAACAGTGGGAGGTGCCAGGCGGCCCACGTGACGCCCACGATGGCACTCGACACCAGCGCGCTGTAGGAGTCCTGCAGGATAGGCAGCATAAAGCCACGCCAGCCGAGATCCTCTTGGCCCCCACCCCACACTGTCCCCCACGCCATTGCGAATAGGTAAATGAATGGTGACTCGAACTCGGTCAGGTCGATCGGACCTCCGGCTACGACGAACAGTAGGACGCCCAGCAAGAGGATCATCAACGGGAGTCCGAACGCGAGCGCCCACCATTTCACACCGATCCGCCATTTGAACATCTGGCCGACCCACCTGCGGAGGCTCCCACCGGAGGCCCAGATGACTACCGCCGCGCCGATCGGCGGACCGAATCCGCCGAAGCCGATCAGGATCGAGTGGGTCCAGGAGGCTTCCATGCCCGAATACGCGAGCGCCCCCTGGATCGTCCAGGTGAACGCATACGCGATTGCGACGAAGCTCAGGAGGCGATGTTGATCGATCCACATGCGGACATTAGACATACCAACGAGTGGGATCACATCGCAGTTAATGGTACGCCCAGTTGCCGAGTTTTCGGCACCACACTCTTCTCAACACGTCTCGAATCCACTCGTATGCCCGACAACGTTCTCGTCGCCTTCGACGGTTCCCCGCTTTCTGAGCGTGCGCTCACCTACACTCTCGAAAACTTCCCGGACGCCACCATCACCACACTGTACGTTATCAATCCGATTGACTCGGTAATCGATGTGGAGGCTGGTGGCTTGCCAGTCGCTGAGGATTGGTACGACAACGCCCAGGAACGCGCTACCAACATTCACACGACAGCTACAGATCTCGCGGCAGAGTATGGCATTGACCTCCAGACGGCCACAGAAGTCGGTAGGCCAGCGCGTACAATCCTCGAATATGCCAGCGACCACGGGATCGACCAGATCGTTCTGGGTAGCCACGGCCGGTCAGGAATCGACCGGACGCTCCTCGGAAGCGTCGCCGAGACAGTCACCCGCCGAGCACGGATTCCGGTGACGATTATTGGATGATCTCTTCTACTAACGGTCCAGCATCCAGAGGCGTTCTGAGGGTGCTGTGGGTTGATCTATGTAGTCCGACGAATGTCGCTAGAATATCTAAAACGTGAAATCTACCCAACCCATAGGTCCCGAGAACGTGGCCGTTACTGAATCTCCGTTTCCCTCGACGTATTCTGTTCGAATTGAACGGCGGGGAGGTCGTGGTAAAGCGGGAGCGCGGGCACTAGAACGACATCTACAGAGTCTATCCGGCGTACACGACGTCGATGTTTCGTTTCGAACGGAGAGTGCTCGGATCACCTACGACGGGAGCGTCACCTCGGAAGCAACGATTCGAGACGCGATTCGCGATCGTAACATCTCGATCCAGGACGACCCCGATACTACAACGGATGACGTGAGCACCCGCTCGGAACTCCGACGGGAGGCGGTGTTCGTCGGCCTGACGCTGCTCGGGATGGTGACTGGCCTCGCAACAGGATGGCTTAGGGGACCGGGACTGCTTATGTGGGCCGGTTACGGTGTCGCATACAGCTTCGGTGGGTGGTACGGACTCAAAGGCGCGATCGAGACGCTCCGGCACCGTGCAGTCGACATCGACCTCCTGATGATCGTCGCCGCGCTTGGCGCCCTCTCGATTGGTGCACCGTTCGAGGGGGCGATGCTGCTGTTCCTGTTCTCGCTGTCGAACACGCTCCAGCACTACGCCATCGGACGTTCCCGCCGGGCGATCAAGTCGCTCGTCGAGATGCGACCGGACGAGGCACAGGTTCTCCGCGACGGTGAGGAGGTCACGGTGCTTATCGACGAGGTTGCTGTCGGTGACGTATTCGTCGTGCGGCCCGGCGACAGGATTCCGCTTGACGGCGTCGTCGCGTCCGGCGAGGGGACGGTCGATCAGGCCTCGCTCACTGGGGAATCCGTCCCGGTACCGAAGGGACCCGGCGACGAGGTGTTCGGCGGGACGATCAACGAGAGCGGCAGCCTGGAGATCGAGGTCACGCGGCAGGCCCACGAGTCGGCGATCAGCCGGCTCATCCACATGGTCGAGCGCGCCCAGAGCGAGAAGGCGCCGACACAGCGGCTCATCGACCGCCTCGAACAGCCGTACGTCCTCGGCGTGTTCGCGCTCACGATCGCGGCGATCGCCACCCCGCTCGCGCTCGGAAGCGAGTTCACCAGCACGTTCTACCGCGCGATGACCCTGATGGTCGCCGCGTCGCCGTGTGCAGTCATTATTTCCACGCCAGCAGCGGTGCTGTCGGCAATTGCCTCCGGTGGCCGGCAGGGCGTTTTGTTCAAGGGCGGTGAGCACGTCGAAACGGCCGCAAACGTCGACGCCGTTGCGTTCGACAAGACGGGCACGCTCACACGGGGTGAGACACAGCTGACAGACGTGTTCGTCCGTGACGGCCTCGCGGACGAGTCGCTGACTGCCGACGAGCTGCTCTCGCTCGTGGCCGCCGTCCAGGCCCGCTCGGAGCACCACCTCGCTCGTGCGACCGTCTCGGAAGCCGAAGACCGCGCACTCGACGTTCCCGACGCGCGGCGGTTTCAGTCAAACGCCGGGAAAGGGGTCCATGCCGACGTCGACGACGGGACCATCCACATCGGGAATCGCAGTTACGTCAAGACGGTTCTCGAAGACGCTGCG encodes:
- a CDS encoding CPBP family intramembrane glutamic endopeptidase, translated to MSNVRMWIDQHRLLSFVAIAYAFTWTIQGALAYSGMEASWTHSILIGFGGFGPPIGAAVVIWASGGSLRRWVGQMFKWRIGVKWWALAFGLPLMILLLGVLLFVVAGGPIDLTEFESPFIYLFAMAWGTVWGGGQEDLGWRGFMLPILQDSYSALVSSAIVGVTWAAWHLPLFLNATTTHGGWPLSQQLLWMVSILAGSVLWTWMYNSTGGSVLAVAVFHAGVNSMGIYHPADPEALLPNGVPDPWLNLLAEVTGAVPLVLVALLLIVVYGGNRLADRDPPTPQDAGLPPETDSDPDE
- a CDS encoding universal stress protein, which translates into the protein MPDNVLVAFDGSPLSERALTYTLENFPDATITTLYVINPIDSVIDVEAGGLPVAEDWYDNAQERATNIHTTATDLAAEYGIDLQTATEVGRPARTILEYASDHGIDQIVLGSHGRSGIDRTLLGSVAETVTRRARIPVTIIG
- a CDS encoding heavy metal translocating P-type ATPase; the protein is MAVTESPFPSTYSVRIERRGGRGKAGARALERHLQSLSGVHDVDVSFRTESARITYDGSVTSEATIRDAIRDRNISIQDDPDTTTDDVSTRSELRREAVFVGLTLLGMVTGLATGWLRGPGLLMWAGYGVAYSFGGWYGLKGAIETLRHRAVDIDLLMIVAALGALSIGAPFEGAMLLFLFSLSNTLQHYAIGRSRRAIKSLVEMRPDEAQVLRDGEEVTVLIDEVAVGDVFVVRPGDRIPLDGVVASGEGTVDQASLTGESVPVPKGPGDEVFGGTINESGSLEIEVTRQAHESAISRLIHMVERAQSEKAPTQRLIDRLEQPYVLGVFALTIAAIATPLALGSEFTSTFYRAMTLMVAASPCAVIISTPAAVLSAIASGGRQGVLFKGGEHVETAANVDAVAFDKTGTLTRGETQLTDVFVRDGLADESLTADELLSLVAAVQARSEHHLARATVSEAEDRALDVPDARRFQSNAGKGVHADVDDGTIHIGNRSYVKTVLEDAAIEGLEPGLDRLQTLEAEGKTSVLVVREHGDDVTVLGWLAFTDTVRPGAAEMIEDLRSLGVEHIVMLTGDNERVAEQIADEVGIDEVQAELLPEEKVDTIEELVERYENVAMVGDGVNDAPALATATLGIAMGGAGTDVALETADVVLMGDDIGKIPYVLGLGRRTRRTLKVNLAIAFGAIALMVGTILLRGIPLPLAVVGHEGSTVLVSLNGLRLLGFRD